The DNA sequence TTTACAGCAAAGATGAGTGACTTGGTTTCAGTCAACTGGATGACTTAAAACCTTGAATGCTCTGTTCAAGAACAATATCCCATTTATCAAGGTGAACATGCTTTGTGTATCATTTGAAGAAGTTATGCACAGAGCATTTGCCATTACAAAGAAACACTTATGGAATAAATGTTCATACCATATCTATTTGTCCTGGATAATCTCAATGACTTAAGTGTTTGAATACCCCTGTGATTTAGTGGCTCCCTCTTTTCCTGTAGATTAGCTTATCTTGCATTGAGAAACACATATACTGATGTAGGTATATTCAAGTACAGAAAAGTAGTTTTGAGAAATGAGGGATATTTTTAAAGAGAATTCAAAAGGTAGAAAGATAGATTCTAGCCCACTCATCTATCTTGTTATTTTAATCTTTTCTGAAGAAGATTGGGCATTTCTAACTGAAGATGGTTCCAGATACACCACTTATATATAGCAAGGAAACCTGTCAGCCAAGGTATTAGAACTTGGGTCTGAAAAATTTATTTTGGCTCATGACTGGCGGACTCTTGATAGGAGATCCCTTGAGAAGGGAATAAGTACTCTGTATAGTAGTTTGGCATCCTTTTCAACCAGGCTGTCTGCTAATGTGGCTGCTAAGTTGTAAAGATTTTTGTCTCTACAGTTTTAAGTTTACCAAATTAAATTAAAATCAAATTGaataaaatttgaaaaaattaatgcatatttcaaaattctttttcagTGCATTAAGGATCAGCAATATCCACATGCAGATTTTGCGTGTGGGATCTTAGCTAACCTCTCTAAATGTAAGAAGTTGTGTCAGAAGATATTGAATGACATAAGTGATGGGCCAACCAATCTAGAAGGCCTTGTAAATATCCTGTGTCAGACGGACTACAACAAGAAAGGTGCCAAACTTCACCTTTTGGCCCCAGTTATCACTAATTTCTCACAGTTGGCTGATGGTAGAAGGTATGTATTGTATTGTGTGGTCTGTAGCTGAATAAAATGTAAGCTTTCCATTTTTATATTTCTACTGTTACTATTTATTGTTTGATACTTTGGTCTAGAGAGATGTGCTGTTTCTCAGAATGTTTGATGAGGATGTCTACTGGAGAAAAGATTATTTCCTGAATAATAGCTATTGTGTTTACACTCATATGGTAACATAAATTTAGATTAGAAAAGGGAAACCAAGTGATAGAATGTTGAGGGAGGAGATTatataaacaatgaaaaataaagttAAAGTGGGGAATATCCAGCAATGTTTGAACAGCTCTCTAGGGGGCTGGCTGCAGGTTTAGGAGAGTTGATATTAAAAGAATTGTAGATTTTCGAATAAGATGTATGATgaaatgtaaatgaattatagaaGGGAGGAGATACTGGTGAGATATATGAgttaaaaatgaaatattcaactTAAAACCATTGGTTGTGGGTACTTGGAGGTTAGACACTAAAACTTATGTAACATATTGGGAAAAAGAAATGCAAGTATAGCCTGTCAACTGTCCAGTGAGCCATCTCCCACACATTAAACAGGACTTTCCTTCCTCTGATCATGGCATATCTTAGACATGTTTATACCATCTCCCATATTGTTAGTCATACCTGTCAGGTGTGAAGATTTAATTGATTAATTTAGGCATTGACCAGAAGTATGCTTTCTTCACACACCATGACAAAGAACACTGCCAGCCATCCCTGACCACAGACTCCATCCATCTTTTTTACTGTGATGATGTCAATTTTACTGACCTTTTTCCACATCCACAAAGTTCAGGAAATGTGTTAAGAATTCAGAGGTATTATTTTACAAGTTACCTATTATTTGCCATGTATGATATGACTTTTTTGGAATAGGATAGGCACGATCAGGTGCCAAATGGGTGGAACAGATGTCTTTTGCTGATATTTTGCCCCAAAAAATTAAATAGCTAACGTCTTCACTGTAACAGACAGATAATGGACAAGGATGGATTTGTGTTTCAACGCCTCATAACTTTCATGGATTACAAGGAATCAAAGGGGAGAAGAATGTCAGTCATAGCCACAATTCACAACTGCTGTTTTGAAAAAGGTAACTTCATCTTGATGgcatcatcattagatttattatatttttgaaataGGTAAAATATATTTCCAGTGACAACAGAATAATGGTTTTGCTTTAAAAATAATTGTATCTTGTTTGagcttatattcaaatatatccTAATTAAACGGTCAAGTGACAACAGAATGATGGTTTTACTTTAAAAATAGTTGTATCTTATTTGAGCTTATATTCAAATAGATCCTAATTAAAAGGTCTAGAATTTCATATAAAAGGAAAATTTAAAAgtttgttgtatggatgtgaaacccaGGTTTCTATTGGGTAACGATATGTAAGAAATAAAAGTATTAAAGATGGGTAACTTGTATAACAAAGTTGAGTTGAGGACATGCATAGAATGAAGACTGATGATGTaaggaggatgtgtggtgtggagaaATCATTAGTTGGTATGGCCTCATAGAATGCATGGCAATTATGGGCTTTTTAAGATGTATAGTAGCACAGTTGAAGGTACTATACAAGGAGGAAATGTAGGTCATGGTAGAGATTAGTACCTATCTACACATATTCAGGACAAATAGATTTTGTCATACAGCAGAGCTAGTGTATAGCACTTGCATTAAATACTGCTTGTTTGATAATGCTGTTGCTTTCTGCCACCCATGCATATTGTATAGTCATCTACCCCAGGCTCATCTGAGTTACAGCTGTTGGTTTAACCTTTCTCTAAAGGTGTCAGTGCTCACCCCTTGcaaatatttttattttaccTGGCAGAACATAAAAGTGTCCATCTTTTCTTGCTTTACTGTCATGTATGCcgtatacagatccatctgtttctctaagtatttctcatacacattcttcaaagtaaacacctgatccacacatcctctaccacatctgaaaccacactgctcctccccaatctcataATCTGTGTAAGCTTTCACCCTGTcagtcagtatcctcccataaaacttaccaagtacacttacaaaccttatacttctgtagtttgaacacacctttatcctccttgccattatacagtggcactatacatgctttctgccaatcctctggaacctaaccatgattcatacatttattaaaaatcctaactaaccagttaacaacacagtcaccccctttcttaagaaattcaactgcaatatcatccactcctgccactttgccacatttcgTCTTATGCAAGGTTTCATTGCCCCTTCTCtcttcaaaccactctccatgactctctcactgcataccaccctacatctgccaccttctcgtcaaacacattcaacagtccttcaaaatactcaatttatcactacctgttccccttttgccctcttcacaGATATTTTTTAAATcgttaactttcttccaaaaaccttattcttcctaaagtttgctgttactctctcatctcaactctcatttgtcctctttttcaacccctgcaccttcctcttgacatccttcctctttctcatcccccagtcatttgcactccttccctgtaagtaccacccaaacacctctcttttctctttcacttgcaactttacttcttcatcccaccattcacaaccctttatactctgcccacctcccactgttcacatgccagcactacttcctttgataccttccattcctcacccactccctttcctttatttactctcacctttttcccattctacacttaatccctcctagtatttcctcacacaagtcttttccaagctcacttactcccactactctcttctcactgatattgtttcctcttttccaaaaaactCTAAATCTCCACCCTTGCCTCCAAAATATAGTGATTAGATATCCCACCAGTTgaccctttcagcacattcacatctaaaatCTTTTTatgtgcttatcaattaatatgcgatccaataatgccctctgagcATCTTTCATAATCACATACATGTACTTGTGTGTCCCTATTTaaattttaaaccagatattcccaatcactggtcctttctcagcacacaacttcacaaactattcatcattttcatccataatactgaataccccatgcccccaattataccctcaactttcacattactcacctttgcattcaaatcacccatcactaatatatgGACTCTTCCATCAAAACTGTTGGCAccatcactcagctgctcccaaaatgcttaCCTCTCATAGTCTCTCTTCTCATGGTCACTTGATATTTCAGAATATTTTATTACGTTCTATATTATATTTGATTTTATGCTATTATCTTATATTGTGTTATGTTACATTCTTATCTTCTAATGACTACATGTGTTCAGTAAACCTGGACTCTTTAGTCTTTACAAAGTGAAATGGCTTAGTTTTCTTCCTGCTCACAAACCTTACAGAATACCACCCATGGTTGATGAGTGAGGATGTGGACATTGTACCTAGACTTCTACTGCCACTTGCTGGGCCAGACACTTTTAATGAAGAGGAGAACAACTCTTTGCCAGTTGATCTGCAGTACCTCTCTGATGACAAGGAAAGGGAGCCAGATTCTGAGATTCGCAAGTTACTTCTTGAAGCTTTAATGCAGGTAAAGTACCTGACCTGGGGGTGATGAAGAAGTGGCTGAACTTATGGATTCTTGGAAGGGGGGAAAGAATTCAAAGAACAAGCCTCTGTAATTGCCTTGGAACATGATTAGATGAATGTAGAAATGGAGAAACCATCATTATATACTTGAATTTTCATTTGGAATAGTATTTCTGTTTTTTGTCAGTATTTTGCACTATCATTCCTTACAAGATCATCcaacctcatgccacatatttccCTCaggcatttcaattccaacatgtCCACATCCTTCCTTTCTTTACATTCAAGGTCTAAGATTCACATCCATTCAACACTGTCAGAACTACTCCACCTTCAGATATACCTGGGCTTTGTTCTAAAAATTGTTCCTGGGGTAATTTCGAATAAAAATTAGATCTTGTCACTTTATCTTTTTATACATTTTGTCTTTATATCCATTTTATTGTACACTGTATTGGAATTATAGCAAGATGAACCTAAAAAGAAATGGACCCAAACCTCTCCTCAGAATCATACTTCTCTTCTCAGATCATGCATTTGACCTTTGTGACCTTGCCAGTGTCACTGAAAAAACTTAAGAGAGTTAGCTGTTTCATGTCATGAGAATATAGttagacaaaatttttttttcacagctcTGCATATTGCGTGAGGGTAGGGAGACTTTGCGGAAACAGAACATATA is a window from the Panulirus ornatus isolate Po-2019 chromosome 32, ASM3632096v1, whole genome shotgun sequence genome containing:
- the LOC139758971 gene encoding protein HGH1 homolog — protein: MDSIKELIQFLAPEGRMDIKSAACMTAAQLTGTPEGLSLLSSRPDALKAIIGLIRDPEIYTAKDAMRALVNISAEEPGAEALLELKDANITTEMIKCIKDQQYPHADFACGILANLSKCKKLCQKILNDISDGPTNLEGLVNILCQTDYNKKGAKLHLLAPVITNFSQLADGRRQIMDKDGFVFQRLITFMDYKESKGRRMSVIATIHNCCFEKEYHPWLMSEDVDIVPRLLLPLAGPDTFNEEENNSLPVDLQYLSDDKEREPDSEIRKLLLEALMQLCILREGRETLRKQNIYLILREHHKWEEDRKCIMLNEDIVNLLIRTEDEIGVEDLSAVHVPPDLANKFNAQDEEYLAGGSSNMNSITEEPEK